From Vitis vinifera cultivar Pinot Noir 40024 chromosome 3, ASM3070453v1, the proteins below share one genomic window:
- the LOC100853095 gene encoding uncharacterized protein LOC100853095 codes for MALGCMLAQLDDLGKERVIYYLSKRMLEYECKYIMIERLCLAVVWATRRLRHYMTEYSVLLVSRLDPLRYLFDRPVLTGRVMRWLVLLTEFDIHYVTQKSVKGSIVADHLASLPISDDRSVDDDFPDEQIVSMTSITGWWLYFDGAANQSGFGIGILLISPQGDHIPRSVRLAFSDHHRLTNNIVEYEACITGLETALDLGIRQLEIHEDSNLVIKQTQGIWRTRDEKLKPYHAYLDLLIDRFDVLRYIHLPRAENQFADALATLASLIVIPAGVNVRPLLIETRSAPAYYCLIGEIEDQIELPWYHDIYQFLSCGAYPESASAKDRRALRQLATRFVVYGDALYRRSPDGLLLLCLDRASADRVMREVHAGIVASLYRDVRSISPKSSSGHEYILVAIDYFTKWVEAASYVRLTAARVAKFIRSHIICRYGVPHELISDRGVHFKGEVDALIQEYGIQHHRSSAYRPQTNGAVEAAVLPIEIEMRSLRVALEQHISEAEWAQARYDQLSLLDEKILRAIDHVQAYQRKMTRAFRKRVRPRKFQRGDLVLKVLRGLISDPRGKFRPSWSGPYVIQDLTREGAAWLTDLDGNQFTEPVNVDQLKKFYA; via the exons ATGGCCttaggatgcatgttagctcagcttgaTGATTTGGGGAAGGAGCGAGTCATCTATTATTTGAGTAAAAGGATGCTTGAGTATGAGTGCAAGTACATTATGATTGAGCGTCTTTGCTTAGCAGTGGTTTGGGCCACTAGGAGACttagacattacatgacagagtattctGTGCTCTTGGTCTCACGATTGGACCCGTTGAGGTATCTATTTGACAGGCCTGTTCTGACCGGTAGGGTCATGAGATGGCTGGTATTgttgacagagtttgatattcattatgtcacGCAGAAGTCAGTAAAGGGAagcattgttgcagatcatCTAGCTTCTTTGCCGATATCCGATGACCGatcagttgatgatgatttccctgatgAGCAGATTGTTTCAATGACTAGTATTACGGGGTGGtggttgtactttgatggtgccgcCAATCAGTCGGGGTTTGGCATTGGTATCTTATTAATATCACCACAGGGTGATCATATCCCCAGATCAGTCCGGTTAGCATTTTCTGATCATCACCGGTTGACGAATAATATTGTagagtatgaggcttgcattACAGGTTTGGAGACTGCACTTGATCTTGGCATTAGACAGTTGGAGATCCACGAGGATTCCAACTTGGTTATAAAGCAGACTCAGGGTATCTGGAGGACACGGGATGAGAAGCTGAAACCCTACCATGCTTACTTGGACCTGTTGATTGATAGATTCGATGTGTTAAGGTATATACATTTGCCCAGGGCGGAGAATCAGTTTGCCGATGCATTAGCCACCTTGGCTTCTCTGATTGTGATCCCTGCGGGGGTGAATGTTAGGCCATTGCTGATTGAGACTAGGTCTGCACCAGCTTACTATTGTCTGATTGGAGAGATAGAGGATCAGATTGAACTGCCATGGTATCATGATATTTATCAGTTTCTGTCATGCGGCGCTTACCCAGAGTCAGCCTCAgccaaggataggagagcattgagacagttggccaccaGATTTGTTGTTTACGGGGATGCGCTGTATAGGAGATCACCTGATGGcttgttattattatgtttagaCCGTGCAtctgcagatcgagtgatgagagaggttcatgcaggg attgttgccagtttgtATAGAGATGTCAGGAGT atctcGCCCAAGTCTTCCAGTGGGCATGAGTACATTTTGGTTGCCATTgactatttcaccaagtgggtagAAGCTGCTTCTTATGTTAGGTTGACAGCGGCCAGAGTGGCCAAGTTCATCAGATCGCATATTATCTGCCGATACGGggtccctcatgagttgatctCAGATAGAGGGGTGCATTTCAAGGGCGAGGTGGACGCGTTGATTCAAGAGTATGGCATTCAGCATCACAGATCGTCTGCATACAGGCCACAGACTAATGGAGCAGTTGAGGCc GCAGTGCTACCtattgagattgagatgagatctttgagagtagcactagagcaaCATATATCCGAGGCCGAATGGGCCCAGGCTCGTTATGATCAGCTTAGCCTGTTGGATGAGAAGATATTGAGGGCGAtagatcatgttcaggcctatcagaggaagatgaccCGTGCATTCAGAAAGAGGGTTAGGCCTAGGAAATTCCAGAGAGGTGACCTAGTCTTGAAAGTcctcaggggattgatcagcgACCCTAGAGGCAAGTTTAGACCGAGTTGGAGCGGGCCTTATGTCATCCAAGATCTGACTCGAGAGGGAGCTGCCTGGTTGACAGACCTAGACGGAAATCAGTTCACAGAGCCAGTTAATGTGGATCAGTTGAAGAAGTTTTATGCGTGA